Sequence from the Cuniculiplasma divulgatum genome:
CAAGTGATACAGATTCCATGATGTCCAAGGGCCTCAAGATGTTCAGGGAACTGGGCGGCATAAGGCCTAAGGTGCACAACGATCTGGATTCCGACCACATTGATGCCGGCAAGCCGGATCTTCTCCAGTATCCCATATGCCGCACATGGCCAAAGGATGGGGGAAAATACATCACTCTTCCCCTTGTTATAACAAAGGATCCAGTGAGCGGAAACAGGAACGTGGGAATGTACAGGCTGCAGCTCTATGATTCTGAGACCCTGGGCATGCACTGGCAGATTCACAAGGGGGGCGCAGAGAACTATGACAGGCAGAGGGAAAGATCAAAGCCGCTTGATGTTGCAGTTGTGCTGGGCACAGATCCACTGAACATATTCTCTGCAGTTGCACCTCTTCCCAACGGGCTTGACGAATTCTCCTTCGCAGGGCTCATCTCCAGGGACAGGGTTGACCTGGCAAAGGGTTCCACAGTAAACCTGGAATATCCAAGCAATTCAGAAATCGTTCTTGAAGGCTATGTGGACCCTGCCGAATCAAGGGTTGAGGGACCCTTCGGGGACCACACGGGATATTATTCCCTGGAGGAGGAATTCCCCGTGCTGCATGTCAGGAAGGTATTCCAGAGGAAGAAGCCCATCTATCCCACCACAATAGTGGGCAAACTCTGGCACGAGGATGTCATACTGGGAAAGGCGGTTGAGCGGATGTTCCTTCCAGTAATAAAATTCCAGATACCTGAAATAGTTGACCTGAACACCATGGAGGAGGCCGTATTCCATAACATGGTCATAGTGTCAATACGCAAGAGATACCCGGGGCAGGCAAAGAAAGTAATGTTTGCCCTCTGGGGCCTGGGGCAGCTCATGTTCTCCAAGATAATTGTGGTTGTTGATGACGACATAGACGTTCATGACAGGAAGCAGGTAATATGGGCCATGTCCACCAGGATCGACCCTGACAGGGATGTCTTCACTGTGAAGGGGACAGTGACCGACAGCCTTGATCACGCTTCCCCCATATTCAACTATGGCTCAAAGATGGGAATTGACGCCACAAGGAAAGGCGCCTCGGAAGGGTATATGAGAAGGTGGCCTGAAACCATGCAGATGCCGCCAGAAGTGGTGGAATCCGTGAAGAAGAAATGGGGCGCGCTGGGCCTATGAATGCCAGGGACATCGTTGACTACATCAAGCTTGAGCACACTGTATTCGATCTGCCGTTTGTTTTCAGCGGTGCAGTTCTTGCATCCCATGGCTCCTATAACTACGTGAAGCTGCTGCTCATACTGGTGGCCACCACTAGCGCCAGAGCAACTGCAATGTCCGTGAACAGGATAGAGGGAGTAAGGTATGACAGGATAAATCCCAGGAAGAAGGACTGGCTCCTGGTATCTGGAAAGCTCAGCGTGCGGAAGGCCATCATTTTAACCATGGTATTTGGCATTATCTTTGAACTTTCAGCGTATTTCCTCAACACCTTTGTCCTCATGCTCTCTCCCATTGTCCTTGTGCTGTTCATAACGGACCCGCTTCTCAAGAGGATCACTCCATGGAGGCACATCTACATGGGGCTCACCATAGGTGTGGGCGTGCTTGCAGGATATCTTGCCATCGTTCCGGCATTCCCGTCAACACTACCGCTCTATCTCATATTTGCAGGATCATCCCTATGGATAGCCGGCTTTGATATGATATACACAATCCCTGATGTTGACACCGACAAGGTTTTCGGCCTCAGGACGGTTATGACGGATTTCGGCATCCGGAAGGGGCTAATATTATCCAATATAATCCATGGGGTTACCTTTGCATTCTTCCTGGCACTGGCACTCTACATGAGGTCAGTATTCTATGACATTGCCCTCATACCCATCCTTGGCCTCATAATATACCAGCACTACATTGTGAAGCCTGATGACCCCCGGAGCATCAAGGTATCCTTCAGGAACTCAAACACTTTCATAGGCTTCATTTTCCTGGCAGGAGTCATCCTTTCAATTGCCTTTGGGGGCTACTGATCTCCTTCGACCTTCGCTGAACCTGCTGTGAATGAACGGGAAAGCATCCTTGCGAATGCCGCAAATGCAACGATGGAAAGGAGTCCGAAGGCTCCTACCGATGACCATATCCTCAGGCCGTTGTAGGCGTATATGGCTATGAAGAATGCACCTACACTGGGTCCCAGTGCCCTGCCTGTGGAATTCACCATTCCAAGGAATCCCATGTACCTTGCCACCTTCCCTTCGGGCGCAATTCTTGACACAACCGTGTTCATTATTGGCGACGTGAGATTTTCACCGATGGTGATGATGACCATGTCTCCCATGAACTGAGGAAGCGTGGTGGAAAATCCAACAAGCAGGTACCCCACAGTATATGCCAGGGCGCCTGCAATCATGGAAACGATGTCGGGGTACCTCTTCATGAAATTTGTTATGGGGTACTGCCCAACCACAACCACAACGCCATTCACAGCATATATGTAGCCTATGAGGTCTGTGGGAACGGCAGCCCTGACTCCTGCATAAAGAGGCAGTGTCACGGAAAACTGCGACGATACCAGTGTGACCAGGAACGTTCCAGCGGAAAATACCAGCAGGAACCTGTCAAAGCTGATCATCTGTATCCTTCCCGATCCCTTTTCCCTTTTCCTGAAAGTCCCTCTCTCCCTGACAAAGAAGAGAACCACTATGCCCTGTATGAGGCTTGATACCGCCACAAGCAGGAATATCCAGAATATTCCGAAGTTGAATATGAGCGACCCTGTGAGCGGGCCGATTGCCCACCCCAGGTTTGCCATTATCCTGTATACAACATATCCCCTTGACCTGTCTGCAATTGAGGTCACGTCCGCTATGAGGGCCCCAGCTGACGGAAACACAAGTGCTCCTCCGAAGGATGTCAGGACAAACATGGCAATGATGGTGGGTATTGGCAGCCTGATGAGGATTCCAATGGCGATGGCGAAATAAAGTGCTGATCCGGCCCCACTGCCCAGGAGCAGCGTCTTCTTCCTGCCCAGCGAATCTGCCAGTGCTCCGCCAACAAGACTGAAGACTATGGACCCCACTGAAAGCAGGGTGAATATTATGCCAACTTCATAAACCGGGATGTGCAGATCCAGCTGGAAGAAGAGGGCCA
This genomic interval carries:
- a CDS encoding menaquinone biosynthesis decarboxylase, whose translation is MPFQDLRSYLNELRGKSMLVDVSAQVDPDLELTHILSEELRIGKKRTIVFNDVKGSSIPVAGNLFGDWERMKMVLGDEPINIGNRLLELVQVPSDTDSMMSKGLKMFRELGGIRPKVHNDLDSDHIDAGKPDLLQYPICRTWPKDGGKYITLPLVITKDPVSGNRNVGMYRLQLYDSETLGMHWQIHKGGAENYDRQRERSKPLDVAVVLGTDPLNIFSAVAPLPNGLDEFSFAGLISRDRVDLAKGSTVNLEYPSNSEIVLEGYVDPAESRVEGPFGDHTGYYSLEEEFPVLHVRKVFQRKKPIYPTTIVGKLWHEDVILGKAVERMFLPVIKFQIPEIVDLNTMEEAVFHNMVIVSIRKRYPGQAKKVMFALWGLGQLMFSKIIVVVDDDIDVHDRKQVIWAMSTRIDPDRDVFTVKGTVTDSLDHASPIFNYGSKMGIDATRKGASEGYMRRWPETMQMPPEVVESVKKKWGALGL
- a CDS encoding UbiA-like polyprenyltransferase; amino-acid sequence: MNARDIVDYIKLEHTVFDLPFVFSGAVLASHGSYNYVKLLLILVATTSARATAMSVNRIEGVRYDRINPRKKDWLLVSGKLSVRKAIILTMVFGIIFELSAYFLNTFVLMLSPIVLVLFITDPLLKRITPWRHIYMGLTIGVGVLAGYLAIVPAFPSTLPLYLIFAGSSLWIAGFDMIYTIPDVDTDKVFGLRTVMTDFGIRKGLILSNIIHGVTFAFFLALALYMRSVFYDIALIPILGLIIYQHYIVKPDDPRSIKVSFRNSNTFIGFIFLAGVILSIAFGGY
- a CDS encoding MFS transporter, yielding MSGAFLFSNRELWAVSIASGIRSIGFGATWPFMALFFQLDLHIPVYEVGIIFTLLSVGSIVFSLVGGALADSLGRKKTLLLGSGAGSALYFAIAIGILIRLPIPTIIAMFVLTSFGGALVFPSAGALIADVTSIADRSRGYVVYRIMANLGWAIGPLTGSLIFNFGIFWIFLLVAVSSLIQGIVVLFFVRERGTFRKREKGSGRIQMISFDRFLLVFSAGTFLVTLVSSQFSVTLPLYAGVRAAVPTDLIGYIYAVNGVVVVVGQYPITNFMKRYPDIVSMIAGALAYTVGYLLVGFSTTLPQFMGDMVIITIGENLTSPIMNTVVSRIAPEGKVARYMGFLGMVNSTGRALGPSVGAFFIAIYAYNGLRIWSSVGAFGLLSIVAFAAFARMLSRSFTAGSAKVEGDQ